One part of the Fusobacterium pseudoperiodonticum genome encodes these proteins:
- the eutL gene encoding ethanolamine utilization microcompartment protein EutL: protein MINDALRASVLSVKLIPNVDAKMAEELNLPNGYRSIGIITADSDDVTYTALDEATKMAEVVIVYAKSFYGGAANANTKLAGEVIGIMAGPNPAEVKSGLNAAVDFIENGACFYSANEDDTVPYYAHCVSRTGSYLSKTAGIEEGEALAYLIAPPLEAMYALDAALKAADVRLAAFFGPPSETNFGGGLLTGSQSACKSACDAFAEAVKFVAQNPKKI, encoded by the coding sequence ATGATAAATGATGCTTTAAGAGCCAGTGTATTATCTGTGAAGCTAATACCAAATGTAGATGCTAAAATGGCAGAAGAATTAAATCTTCCAAATGGTTATAGAAGTATTGGAATTATTACTGCTGACAGTGACGATGTTACTTATACAGCTTTAGATGAAGCTACAAAAATGGCAGAAGTAGTAATTGTATATGCTAAATCATTCTATGGAGGAGCAGCAAATGCTAATACAAAATTAGCAGGAGAAGTAATAGGAATAATGGCTGGACCAAATCCTGCTGAAGTAAAAAGTGGATTAAATGCAGCTGTAGACTTTATTGAAAATGGAGCTTGTTTCTACAGTGCAAACGAAGATGACACAGTTCCTTACTATGCACACTGTGTATCAAGAACAGGAAGCTATTTATCTAAAACAGCTGGAATAGAAGAAGGAGAAGCATTAGCATATTTAATAGCACCTCCTTTAGAAGCAATGTATGCATTAGATGCAGCATTAAAAGCAGCAGACGTAAGATTAGCAGCTTTCTTCGGACCACCTTCAGAAACAAACTTTGGTGGAGGATTATTAACAGGAAGTCAATCAGCTTGTAAATCTGCTTGTGATGCTTTTGCAGAAGCAGTTAAGTTTGTTGCACAAAACCCTAAAAAAATCTAA
- a CDS encoding BMC domain-containing protein, producing MKALGLIETRGMVGAIVAADIALKTAQVELINREHTKGGLVCIEFEGDVAAVKASVEAAVMAIKDMGVYVGSHVIPRPDDSVEKIIKRKLGTSEQKEEVVEETKEEVKEEPKETEVEEEVSENSEMKKIEEEIEEINEILKVSKNKKTKHKK from the coding sequence ATGAAAGCACTTGGACTAATAGAAACAAGGGGAATGGTTGGAGCCATTGTAGCAGCAGACATAGCTTTAAAAACTGCACAAGTTGAACTAATAAATAGAGAACACACAAAAGGTGGACTTGTATGTATTGAGTTTGAAGGAGATGTTGCAGCAGTAAAAGCTTCAGTAGAAGCAGCTGTTATGGCAATAAAAGACATGGGAGTTTACGTAGGTAGCCATGTAATACCAAGACCTGATGATTCTGTTGAAAAGATTATCAAAAGAAAATTAGGAACTTCTGAACAAAAAGAAGAAGTTGTTGAAGAAACAAAAGAAGAAGTGAAAGAAGAACCTAAAGAAACTGAAGTTGAAGAAGAAGTTTCAGAAAACTCAGAAATGAAAAAAATTGAAGAAGAAATTGAAGAAATCAATGAAATCTTAAAAGTTAGTAAAAATAAAAAAACAAAACATAAAAAATAA